The Equus caballus isolate H_3958 breed thoroughbred chromosome 4, TB-T2T, whole genome shotgun sequence genome includes the window AAGTAAATTCTGGCTTTAGAACCCAAGGACGAAACCGaattcctttggaaaaatagtaacttcttCGGAGGACTTCCAGACCAGTGAGGTAGAGTCCAAGAGAGGAAACGGATCGGCCCCTTCAGTCCTGGAGACGTCGCGAGGCGGGGCGGGGAGGCCGGGGGAGCGGCCCGGCGGGGCAGCGGCCCCCCTCGGCGGCGCGGCGGCACAGCCCTCCGGGGCCTGCTCCGCGCGTAAAGTGCACTAGGGGACGGGTCCGGGTCGCATCTGTAAACACTCGACTGACACCTGCGCGGCCGTccgcggcggggggcgggggggctcaCGCCCGCGGCACCGGGAAGCGCCGCAGCCGCACCACCGGCTCCAGGTCCACGCGCAGCACCTGGCGCGCCCGGCGCCGCGCCGCCGCCAGGCTGCGCTCGGCCCACACGTCGCCGCCGACGCGGATGGTGGGGAAGGTGGTGAGCGTCGGCGTGGCCGCCCTCCAGATCTCCTCCAGGCTGCGGCCGCCGAAGCAGGGCGCGGGCGGCGCGGCGCCGCTCTCCTCGGGCTCGGCGGGCGGCGCCGGCGGCTTCCTGCGGCCGCCCGGGGCTCGGCGGCGCCTCCTCCTGGCGGCGGCGCGCGGGGCCGGCCtgcgcggcgggcggcgggcggcgggcggcgcgggctcGGGCACCAGCGCGCGGCAGGACGAGTAGCCGTAGACGTCCTTGCTGCGCAGGATGTGCGGGGAGAACTGGTGCTTGAGGCTGCAGAGGAAGCTCCAGAGCTCGGCGTCCGAGCTCATGAACTCCGTGCTGCGGGGCATGAAGAGCTTGAAGGCGTCGCCCAGCGCCTGGGTGCTGTCGGCCAGCGACAGTTGCGAGCGCGAGTACACCACCTTCTCCTCCCGCGCCTCCAGCCCgggcccgccgcccgcgcccgggGCGGCCGGGGGCCGGCGCCGCCGCCTCTTCGCGCCGCGCCGCATCGGAGGCCGCTCGGGCCGCGCCGCTCGCGGCTCCCGCTGCCGCCGCGTCCCGCCCGGCGCGGCTCCCACGTcgctcgccgccgccgcccctcccccgccccctcggAGGGCGGCCGGCGCGGGTGGCTCGGCGGCCGCCCGGTGCAAGATGGCGGCCGGCGCCCACCCCTGGGCTTTGTCATTGGACGGCGCCGCGCCcccagctttctctttcttctcctctcttgcCTCCTTTCGCCCTCTGCCTTTCTTTAAATGGGCCCgcctcaggccccgcccaccGCCGCCCCGGCCCCACCCATTGGGTGCTCTCCGAAGAGGGCGGGGCCGGGGGAGAGGCCAGTTCCTGGAAGATGGTGCCGGGGTGGGTGGTGGAGCTGGTGGCCCTTGGTCGCGGGTCAACAGTTGGGTGGGGACGTGGGCTGGGTGCCGTGTCCAGAGGAAGGGGTGGCCTTGGGCTGCCCCCTGGGGAGAGCCCCTCTCGGAGTGAGTGGGTGTGCGTTTGTGCATTGAGCTGGGAGACCCACCAGTCTGGATAACAAAGGGAGTCTTGCCCAAGGGCTGTCGCTTGTGCCCGCAGCAAGGGAATTGGGCTTAAGTCCAGAGGGAATGGGCCTTTCACAGTTCCCTTCCGAACCTTCAAAGGCCTCTTTTGGCATCTTCATTCAACTCTTCCCTCGTTGGCCCCGGTGCATTTCAAGCCACCACCAGTAATCCAGAAGCATCCAGGTGGTCTGGGCGGCATCGTGAGCTTGTCCCCTTCGACACAATGGACCCGTCTTCAGATTTGAGGGATCCTGTGCCTCTCGGGAAAGCAGAGCCTATTATACCTATAAAACGAAATACTCTTTGCTCCAGTTGATCAAAGATCAGTCACAACAAAGCCATTCTCCGGAAAGAAAATCTCCTTGTTTCTAAATATATAGTTCTTTCCACGTGAGTGCACTTcccttttcatttagttttaataTGTCCCTTTGCAGCGCCATCTCTATCATTCAGAAAGGACGCAGCATCGCAGACAATCAAGAGGGTTCTGTTGAAAAGAACACGTTGTCAAGAACGCGTTACCTTTCGAATCTGAGGGGAGGGGATTATGAAGGCTTATAGAGCAGCGGACGTTCTTTAGTGGTCTTTTCTATCCTCAGTCCTTAGCTCGGTGCCTGTCAGAGAGTGGGCACTCTGCGGTTGCTGAGTAAATCCATGAAATACTCCTAATTATTTGAAATGAGGTGAGAAAGAAACATACTGAAATCTCTTGGAAGAggacaattttatattttacattcatattgCGATTTTCTCTTCACTCCCTTAATGTTTAAGGTCAAAACCATCTCCTAATGCTTAGAACTTAGAGGTAGGCATGCAAATTTTACCCTTCAGTGGGCATCTTATTTTGCAGGAGAGAACTGATAAAGCACAGAAGTTTTACGATTTGCATACAGTTGCTAATGGTTCCCTTGAATATTTGAACTGAAAGATACCTAGCTCAATCTCCTtacttcacaaatgaggaaatttggACCCACAGGGGTTCAGTAGTACAGCTTGTTGACAGCAGGACTAGGTCTATGGTTTAGGTCTTTGGGTCCCTAATCTAGTGATCTTTATATTTCGCTGCAGTTTTTTCACATTGTACTGCCCAGACTCTAAGAGGTTCAATAGAAAATGCTTTATGCATGAATGGAGTGCCTGAGGGACAGAGCTGTACCCCAATCCTACTTCCACTCCACCCAGAATTGAGCTGTTTTCATCTGTCCTAGCTTGGACTTACagataatattttgtttgaaccagataatatttttgtttgtttcgtttCAATGAAAACTAAGACAAAAATACTTTGAAAGTGGTTCTCTACACGAGAGCACCCTCATCATACAGTGGGTTTATGGCAAAAACAAAACTTCCCACCAGGAGACAGTTCTCTACCTTCCAAAACCATGGTAACTTTCTGAAGAGAAAATCATTTTCCTAGAAAAGCACATGCTGATCTCAGAACAAGATGATAGAGTCAATTACCAGCGTCCTGAGTCCCTATAAAGAAATGATATTACAACAACTCTTTACAACACAATTAGTTCTCTTGATAATTCTGGGAACACACAATAATATGAGATTTGAATAAATTCCATCGGAATGCCCCTGCATAGTGACATATGAAATCTCACAGAGAAAGCCAGCAGAACAGTAAGGGGACTTCATAATGaaagaaatgagtaaaataatttatgaattcCTGCTTCTCATATTGTTATTGCTCCCTTCCATGTTAATCATATTATAAGTGCTTCGGGGTCTTTTGCCACATAAATACATACCAGGCATCTACACAAACTTACAGAATTGATTTCAATTAAGAGGGTAAATCTTTTTTCAACACAATTTTGATGCTAAGAAAAAATAAGATCTCAACAAATTGCAGAGTATTCAATAGTTCATTTTATAATACATgctcatttaatttatttaaaaccaaacaatattttttacaaaatatttttaggagTTAGTGTCATGTCGAGGGCTTAGATTATTGTATACTTTTACATTCGGCGTtgtctgctctctctcttctccgattttctctgtttcttatttttatatttcttctgacCTCTACATTTCCATTAGCTCAAATAGTCTTACAAATGATTCCTTATCCATCTCCATAAGGGTGTAAAACTTATGCATAAAGATAACATATTTCTTCTAGTTCCTGGAACTCCCCTGACACACTCTAAAGTTTATGGAAAGTTGGCaaattaaatttttgttcttcagggataattatttaaaatgctgagTTTACTCGTTTACCTCTCAAGGGGAATGATGCTTTCTATATCTGATCAATAAGTGGTGGATAataagaataaacagaaaaaaactagctgtgtgtatatattttctgGATTTATAACCTATGTAGTTTAAAAATGAATCCAAGCAGAATAAAGTGATTGgaggtattaaaaataaaatacatctctTAGCTACCCTGAACCTTTGCTTTAAGTGGgatcaaaataattttcctcttgaaaagtagccaaaaaataaaaataaaaagtgtatgtAAGTGCTTGTGAACATCAGGTCTAAAATCAAAATGTCCTTGGAcatgttttttccctttctgagcctcagttttctcctctataaaatgggcatgatcTCTATTTCAATGAACTGTTTTGAGGGTTGGATAGCATTTGTAAAACAGTCACTGTGGTGCCTGGATCACAGTAAGCGTCCAATAAATAATAGTTACCCTTATCTAATTATGAGGATTTTACTTGGTTTAACCAACATATTTCAAACCCCATATTATAGTGGGAGtctggaggtttttttttttttaagtaatagaTTGATGAAGGGAAAATCCAAATGTTAGAGCCAGAAAAAAACTTAGGGATCATCTAGTGAGTCCAACACTCTTAATTCAGATGAGAATATTGAGATGCCAAGAGATCTGCCTGAGTTCACACAGCTGGATGGTGGAAGACCCTgaactagaacccaggtctctaaCTGATGGTCcagagttgtttctaaccttcttGTGTTTGACCCAAGGAGACAGCATTAATTTTTAGTTTGAATGAAATTAAATAGAGCATGAGTCATCAAGAAAAACATCAGCCTTTTCATTAGAACCATTCTAAAGTAATTTAGATTTTTCTACAAAAGTTATCTCAAAGCTCTGATATGCTTTAAAACCGCTTAATGTGAAATATGCAAGGACCATATAAACTGAGGAGCTAGGACTTGCACTTCCAGGAAGATGGAATACATGTACTTTCCCTATTCCTCCTGCCACTTAAAACTTATAACCCAAGACATTATGTATAAAGCGAACataagaagactgaaaaatggagaggagaaaacaCACAGGTTAGGGAGCTCAGAACCCAAAAAACAACACAGCAGTGAGttccctggattttctttttttctcttttcagcacACATCTCAGACTGAGTGCTTGAGTGCTTGAGAAGCCAGCAACCCAGAAATGCCAACAGATGTAGAcataaaaaaaccccaacaaaatcATGTTCTCTCTAGCTGTAGGACCAGGAAAGGAGCaggctagcaagacagaaaacttgtAGAAAATAATCAATCTACTGCAGCAAAACACCACCAAAAAAACTATGGCTTCTACCCTCAGCAGGCTGTAATAAGGCACCCTCCTACCCCTGCTGGTGTGGTGTCAGAAAAGGCTACATAGGGAATCACAACTCTCATCTCTGCTGGCAGTTAAGAGGCAGTCCTCTCCCATGATGTCAGTGGAGACCACGTTGGGAGCAGTAACAAGACCCTCCTACTCCTCCCAGCCAGGGAGCTATCGGTGGAGGTCTAGTTGGGAGTTAGCATTCCTACCCCCACCCAGCAGTAATGAGGAACCCCTCTCCCTGACTTGGGTGTCAATGGAGGCAGAGCGCGAAACCTGGACTTCTACCTAGCagtactgaggcagcatccctccCTTTTGCTCTTGGAACAGTGTCAGAGAAAACCAGCTAAAACAGATGGCTAAATAATATCCACAGTCTCACTTATCATagcaagaaccaggaagatctcaaactgaatgaaaagatAATCAGTAGATGCTAACACTGAGGTGAGAAGGATGTCAGAGTTACctaacaaagactttaaaacagccATCATAAAGACCCCTTAACAGGCAATTATGAGCCTCttgaaacaaactgaaaaatacaaagctgcagtaaagaaatgaaacatCTCAACAAAGAAACTGGAGAtataaagaaccaaatggaaactttagaactgaaaaatacaataattgaaataaaaaacttaGTGGATGGTCTCAACAGCAAAAtgaagaatcagtgagcttgaagacagaACAATACATGTTATTCACTCTGAACAATGGAGAGAAAATAGACTACCCAAAAcagaacagagcctcagggaacTGCGGGACTATAAGATCTCATATGTGTGTCATCAGAGGCCTGGAAAGAGAGTAAAAAGAAGGGAGGGctgaaaaaatacttgaaataatggctgaaaatgttccaaatttgGCAAAGgtcataaacctacagattcaagaagctgaacaCACCTAAAcgagataaactcaaagaaatccacatcaagacacatcatTGTTAAACTTCTGAAatctaaacacaaagaaaaaaaatcttgaaagtagtgAGATAAAAGTGACATCTTACCTATAAGGGAAAACCTATTTGAATGACACAGtatatttctcatcagaaaccatggagaccAGAAGGAAGTGACTCAACATTTTTCGAGTGCTAAAAGAAAAGTACTGTCAACCCAGATTCCTTTATCCAGGGAAACCAGCCTTCAATAATGAagaggaaatcaagacattctcacacgaaggaaaactaagagaatttgtcgcCAGCGGACCTACCTAAAAGAAGGGCAgaaggaagttctctaaacagaaaggaaccaataaaagaaggaattgtggaacatcaggaagaaagaacacagtaagcaaaaatatgggtaaataggatagaattttcttttcctattgagttttctaaattctgtttgatggttgttatggactgaatgtgtcccccatATGTTGAAACCCTTATCCTGAATGTGACTCTATTTCGAGATAGGGCCTGTAGGAGGTAATAAAGGTTAAATAAAGGTCATAAGGGCGGGGTCCTATTCGAATAGGGCTggtatctttataagaagaggaagatacatcagagctctctctctaccatgtgaggacacagagagaagctGATCACCTgcgagccaggaagagagctcccaCTAGGAATCGgctggcact containing:
- the CCDC71L gene encoding coiled-coil domain-containing protein 71L — encoded protein: MHKRTPTHSERGSPQGAAQGHPFLWTRHPAHVPTQLLTRDQGPPAPPPTPAPSSRNWPLPRPRPLRRAPNGWGRGGGGRGLRRAHLKKGRGRKEAREEKKEKAGGAAPSNDKAQGWAPAAILHRAAAEPPAPAALRGGGGGAAAASDVGAAPGGTRRQREPRAARPERPPMRRGAKRRRRRPPAAPGAGGGPGLEAREEKVVYSRSQLSLADSTQALGDAFKLFMPRSTEFMSSDAELWSFLCSLKHQFSPHILRSKDVYGYSSCRALVPEPAPPAARRPPRRPAPRAAARRRRRRAPGGRRKPPAPPAEPEESGAAPPAPCFGGRSLEEIWRAATPTLTTFPTIRVGGDVWAERSLAAARRRARQVLRVDLEPVVRLRRFPVPRA